A window of Parasynechococcus marenigrum WH 8102 contains these coding sequences:
- a CDS encoding DMT family transporter encodes MDEQTLAWWQRQDMQGARALVLSSLAFSLMTVCVKQLGGRIPVSEIVLVRSVVSIALTGTAMALGGVSPLGNNRRLLLLRGICGSVALLCFFEAITALPLASATVLQYTYPTFTAAAAWLLLGERLRRRIGLAVLLGWIGVVFVIQPEWLGAGQNGLALRPVLTALGGALFTALAYVCVRRLSTKEHPLVIILYFPLVSIPLTLLMVLHSGVWPSAVDWIWLLGVGVLTQLGQIWVTKGLSCLPAARATSLNYVQVLFAASWGWIWFNESITAFTCVGAALVLGASFISLSSRQP; translated from the coding sequence ATGGATGAACAGACGTTGGCCTGGTGGCAGCGCCAAGACATGCAGGGAGCGAGGGCCCTGGTTCTGAGCTCCCTGGCCTTCAGCCTGATGACGGTGTGCGTCAAGCAACTGGGAGGGCGAATTCCCGTCAGCGAGATCGTGCTGGTCCGATCCGTTGTGAGCATTGCCCTGACGGGAACAGCCATGGCGCTTGGAGGGGTCAGCCCCCTGGGGAACAACCGACGCCTGCTGCTGCTGCGCGGCATCTGTGGAAGCGTTGCCCTGCTTTGCTTCTTCGAGGCGATCACTGCGTTGCCGCTGGCATCCGCCACGGTCCTGCAGTACACCTACCCAACATTCACCGCAGCGGCGGCCTGGCTGTTGCTGGGGGAACGCCTGCGCCGTCGCATTGGCTTGGCCGTACTGCTGGGCTGGATCGGTGTGGTGTTTGTGATCCAACCGGAATGGCTGGGTGCAGGCCAGAACGGGCTGGCGTTACGCCCAGTGCTGACAGCCCTGGGAGGAGCCTTGTTCACTGCTCTGGCTTATGTGTGCGTTCGACGCTTATCGACCAAGGAACACCCCTTGGTGATCATTCTTTATTTCCCTCTGGTCTCGATTCCCCTCACGTTGCTGATGGTTCTGCACAGCGGGGTCTGGCCTTCCGCGGTGGATTGGATCTGGTTGCTCGGAGTCGGTGTGCTGACTCAACTCGGCCAGATCTGGGTGACCAAAGGGCTGAGCTGTCTGCCAGCGGCGAGGGCGACGTCGCTGAATTACGTCCAGGTGTTGTTTGCTGCCAGCTGGGGATGGATCTGGTTCAACGAATCGATTACGGCATTCACCTGTGTTGGTGCAGCGCTGGTGCTGGGTGCATCCTTTATCAGCCTCTCCAGCCGTCAGCCCTGA
- the dnaG gene encoding DNA primase — protein MANARLHPRTIDAVKERADIVDVVGDHVVLKKKGREFVGICPFHDDSKPSMTVSPAKQFYYCFSCGAGGNSIKFLMEFQRQSFSDVVLDLARRYQVPVETVDGPQQERLKQQLSRREKLQRALALAAGWFRSQLRSTTGEQALAYLTEARGLTLATQETFGLGYAPDQWDSLLNHLQQVEGLSAELLEAAGLVVPRKGGNGFYDRFRHRVMVPIHDRQGRVIGFGGRSLDGSEPKYLNSPETEVFEKGKHLFGLDKATNTIRKQDRAVVVEGYFDVIALHAAGITNAVASLGTALSSQQITQLCRVTDGKRIVLNFDADGAGVRAANRAIGEVEQLALQGQLELRVLHLPSGKDPDEFLKDHGAGDYRALLDQAPLWLDWQIEQALADRDLAKADQFQQAVSALVALLGKLPQSAVRTHYLQRVAERLSGGQGRLALQLEDDLRQQVKGQRWHGRSSRHDQPGDTSQRERCEADLLRLYLHAPRYRGTIRQELRQRELEDFAIPHHRLLWASLTELEETNLGVGRLESISHGEDDGDGLDGLDLPRLLTDQLLLENSPLLSRLTPLLEPGELERVALAEPLEQLRGLAALLERQKSFKRCRHLLEAWGGQRLQTLEACISVLVQDNQEDQQGVDMEGRIEQLFEELNRDALHYQELYYSERKHIQHLDQQRRGGFQTIDALSA, from the coding sequence ATGGCCAATGCCCGACTTCATCCCCGCACCATCGACGCCGTCAAAGAGCGGGCGGACATCGTCGATGTGGTGGGCGACCACGTCGTTCTGAAAAAGAAAGGACGGGAGTTTGTCGGCATCTGTCCGTTTCACGACGACAGCAAGCCGTCGATGACGGTGTCTCCCGCCAAGCAGTTCTACTACTGCTTCTCCTGTGGTGCGGGCGGCAATTCCATCAAGTTCCTGATGGAGTTTCAGCGGCAGAGTTTCAGCGATGTGGTGCTGGATCTGGCCCGTCGCTATCAGGTGCCGGTCGAGACCGTTGATGGTCCTCAGCAGGAGCGGTTGAAGCAGCAACTCTCCCGGCGGGAGAAGCTTCAGCGGGCCCTGGCCTTGGCTGCCGGTTGGTTTCGCAGCCAGTTGCGCAGCACGACGGGTGAGCAGGCCCTTGCATACCTCACGGAAGCCCGCGGCCTGACACTCGCCACCCAGGAGACATTCGGTCTCGGTTACGCCCCGGATCAATGGGACAGCCTGCTGAACCATCTGCAGCAGGTGGAAGGCCTTTCGGCTGAACTGTTGGAGGCAGCTGGACTGGTGGTCCCCCGCAAGGGTGGCAATGGCTTCTACGACCGTTTTCGCCATCGGGTGATGGTTCCGATTCACGACCGTCAGGGTCGTGTGATTGGCTTCGGTGGCCGGAGTTTGGATGGCAGCGAGCCCAAATACCTGAACTCCCCAGAGACGGAGGTGTTCGAGAAAGGCAAGCATCTGTTCGGTCTCGACAAGGCCACCAACACCATCCGCAAGCAGGACCGTGCTGTGGTGGTGGAGGGTTACTTCGATGTCATCGCCCTGCATGCGGCTGGGATCACCAATGCGGTGGCGTCCCTAGGCACCGCCCTCAGCAGCCAGCAGATCACCCAGCTCTGCCGCGTCACCGACGGCAAGCGCATCGTTCTCAACTTTGACGCGGACGGCGCTGGGGTTCGTGCGGCCAACCGCGCCATCGGTGAAGTGGAGCAGCTCGCCTTGCAGGGGCAACTGGAGCTGCGGGTGCTGCATCTGCCCTCCGGCAAAGATCCAGATGAGTTCCTCAAGGACCATGGCGCCGGGGATTACCGGGCTCTGCTCGATCAGGCGCCTCTCTGGCTGGACTGGCAGATCGAACAGGCCCTCGCCGATCGAGACCTTGCCAAGGCGGATCAATTCCAGCAGGCGGTCTCGGCCTTGGTCGCTCTGCTGGGCAAGTTGCCCCAGTCGGCGGTGCGCACCCATTACCTGCAACGGGTCGCTGAACGGCTCAGCGGCGGTCAGGGCCGTCTTGCTCTGCAGCTCGAGGATGACCTGCGCCAGCAGGTGAAGGGCCAGCGTTGGCATGGTCGATCCAGCCGGCATGACCAGCCGGGCGACACCAGTCAGCGGGAGCGCTGTGAGGCTGATCTGCTGCGCCTTTATCTCCATGCCCCCCGCTACAGGGGCACGATCCGCCAGGAGTTGCGCCAACGGGAACTGGAGGACTTTGCGATCCCCCATCACCGTCTGCTCTGGGCCTCTCTGACGGAACTTGAGGAGACCAACCTCGGTGTGGGCCGCCTGGAATCGATCAGCCATGGTGAAGATGATGGTGACGGCCTGGATGGGCTGGACCTGCCCCGTCTGCTGACGGATCAGCTGCTGCTGGAGAACAGCCCTCTGTTGTCACGGCTGACGCCGTTGCTTGAGCCGGGTGAACTGGAGCGTGTCGCCCTGGCCGAACCGCTCGAGCAGTTGCGTGGGCTCGCGGCATTGTTGGAGCGTCAGAAGAGCTTCAAGCGCTGCCGCCACCTGCTGGAAGCCTGGGGTGGGCAGCGTCTGCAGACCTTGGAAGCCTGTATTTCCGTGTTGGTGCAAGACAACCAGGAGGATCAGCAGGGCGTGGATATGGAAGGTCGCATCGAGCAACTGTTCGAGGAGCTCAACCGCGATGCGTTGCACTATCAGGAGCTGTATTACAGCGAGCGGAAGCACATCCAGCATCTCGATCAGCAACGCCGCGGCGGCTTCCAGACCATTGATGCCCTGTCCGCCTGA
- a CDS encoding 2OG-Fe(II) oxygenase: MADNTPITSGHSGPLPQFRSVISIPPVRNRLVLFSPGLLHRINPLEGERYSVAVNIWAQEPLTTAASAPPA, translated from the coding sequence TTGGCCGACAACACCCCCATCACCTCAGGGCACAGCGGTCCGCTGCCTCAGTTCCGCTCCGTGATCTCGATCCCCCCGGTGCGCAACCGCCTGGTGCTGTTCTCCCCTGGACTGCTCCACCGAATCAATCCTCTGGAAGGGGAGCGCTACTCCGTGGCCGTGAACATCTGGGCTCAGGAACCCCTCACCACAGCGGCGTCAGCGCCACCGGCTTGA
- a CDS encoding LexA family protein, which yields MDVRHQPLPLQPRRTRLSLPLAGERVAAGFPSPADDYVEVGIDLNDQLIRHPTSTFFLRVSGESMLGAGIHDGDLLVVDRSLDPRPGRVVVAVLDGEFTLKRLVQHHGRLRLEAANPAYPPLELHRCGDVQIWGVAIHVIHPL from the coding sequence ATGGACGTCCGCCACCAGCCACTTCCGCTGCAGCCCCGGCGAACCCGCCTGAGTCTTCCCCTGGCCGGTGAACGGGTGGCCGCCGGCTTCCCCTCGCCGGCCGATGACTACGTGGAGGTGGGGATCGACCTCAACGACCAGCTGATCCGCCATCCCACCAGCACATTCTTTCTGCGCGTCAGCGGCGAATCCATGCTCGGAGCCGGCATCCACGACGGTGATCTGCTGGTGGTGGATCGCAGCCTGGATCCACGGCCGGGGCGGGTGGTGGTGGCGGTGCTGGACGGGGAATTCACCCTCAAACGCCTGGTCCAGCACCATGGCCGCCTGCGCTTGGAGGCCGCCAATCCCGCTTACCCACCCCTGGAGCTGCATCGATGCGGTGACGTGCAGATCTGGGGGGTGGCCATCCACGTGATCCATCCGCTCTGA
- the arsB gene encoding ACR3 family arsenite efflux transporter: MGLFERYLSLWIGLAIVVGVVLGGVFPDLASWIASLEVARINVPIAVLIWGMIVPMMLAVDFSAIGGIRQQPRGLLVTVAVNWLIKPLTMTALAWLFIRGVFAAWIPEAMGQEYVAGMILLGVAPCTAMVFVWSRLSDGDPNYTLVQVAVNDLIMVFAFAPIAALLLGVSDVLVPWDTMITAVGLFVVVPLATGWLMRVLFKSPGRIARLEAQLKPLAITALIATVLLLFMVQALSILSNPQAIVLIAIPLILQTYLIFWLTAQWMRLWGQPRTVAAPGAMIGASNFFELAVAVAISLFGLNSGAALATVVGVLVEVPVMLSLVAIANRNQRLFPA, from the coding sequence ATGGGCCTGTTCGAGCGCTACCTCTCCCTGTGGATCGGTCTGGCGATTGTGGTGGGTGTGGTTCTGGGGGGCGTTTTTCCTGATCTGGCGAGCTGGATCGCCTCATTGGAGGTGGCCCGCATCAACGTTCCGATCGCCGTTCTGATCTGGGGAATGATCGTTCCGATGATGCTGGCTGTGGATTTCTCCGCCATCGGTGGCATCCGCCAGCAACCGCGGGGGCTGCTGGTCACTGTGGCCGTGAACTGGTTGATCAAGCCCCTCACGATGACGGCTCTGGCCTGGTTGTTCATCCGTGGGGTGTTCGCGGCCTGGATCCCGGAAGCGATGGGTCAGGAGTATGTGGCCGGGATGATTCTGCTGGGGGTGGCCCCTTGCACCGCGATGGTGTTCGTGTGGAGTCGCCTCAGTGATGGGGATCCCAACTACACCCTGGTGCAGGTGGCGGTGAACGACCTGATCATGGTGTTTGCCTTTGCGCCGATTGCAGCGTTGTTGCTGGGTGTGAGTGACGTGCTGGTGCCATGGGACACGATGATCACGGCGGTGGGCCTGTTCGTTGTGGTGCCGTTAGCGACGGGCTGGTTGATGCGGGTGTTGTTTAAGTCCCCTGGTCGGATTGCGCGGTTGGAGGCCCAGCTCAAGCCGCTGGCGATCACGGCTCTGATCGCCACTGTGCTGCTGCTGTTCATGGTGCAGGCCCTGTCGATCCTGTCCAATCCCCAGGCGATCGTGCTGATCGCGATCCCGCTCATCCTGCAGACCTATCTGATCTTCTGGCTCACGGCGCAGTGGATGCGTCTCTGGGGGCAACCACGCACGGTCGCGGCCCCTGGCGCGATGATCGGCGCCTCCAATTTCTTTGAACTGGCGGTGGCTGTGGCCATCAGCCTGTTCGGCTTGAATTCCGGCGCTGCCCTCGCCACTGTGGTGGGGGTGCTGGTGGAGGTGCCGGTGATGCTGTCGCTGGTAGCGATCGCCAACCGCAACCAACGTCTGTTCCCCGCTTGA
- the rpsO gene encoding 30S ribosomal protein S15, with amino-acid sequence MSLDTTEKQQLINTHQTHGTDTGSAEVQVAMLSERISRLSSHLQNNIHDFSSRQGLLKMIGRRKRLLSYMRNKSEQRYTEIIAKLGIRG; translated from the coding sequence ATGTCGCTTGATACCACCGAGAAGCAACAGCTGATCAACACCCACCAGACCCACGGCACCGACACCGGTTCCGCGGAGGTCCAGGTCGCCATGCTGAGCGAGCGGATCAGCCGTCTCAGCAGCCACCTCCAGAACAACATCCACGACTTCTCCTCGCGCCAGGGGTTGCTGAAGATGATTGGTCGCCGTAAGCGCCTGCTCAGCTACATGCGCAACAAGAGCGAGCAGCGGTACACCGAGATCATCGCCAAACTGGGCATCCGCGGCTGA
- a CDS encoding PAM68 family protein — protein MPEDRQSLPFEPKGSKKGGSKGDGNDQAIRQEAIPRYVADRMARRVAVFTGVPTVSGMGVFVGSYLLITKGIADIAPGLTLAGSGFFFLLGLVGLSFGVLSSSWDQQPGSLLGLENLKPNVQRMRQSIKAQKQQNKSD, from the coding sequence ATGCCTGAGGACCGTCAGTCACTTCCCTTTGAGCCCAAGGGTTCCAAAAAGGGTGGGTCCAAGGGCGACGGCAACGACCAAGCCATTCGCCAAGAGGCCATTCCCCGTTATGTCGCTGACCGGATGGCCCGTCGTGTGGCGGTGTTCACAGGTGTGCCGACTGTCTCCGGCATGGGTGTTTTTGTTGGCAGCTACCTGCTGATCACCAAAGGCATCGCGGATATTGCCCCAGGGCTCACTCTGGCGGGTTCAGGTTTCTTTTTTCTTCTCGGCTTGGTGGGGCTGAGTTTCGGCGTGCTGAGCTCCAGCTGGGATCAACAGCCCGGTTCATTGCTTGGTCTGGAGAATCTCAAACCCAACGTTCAACGGATGCGCCAGTCGATCAAGGCTCAGAAACAACAGAACAAGTCCGACTGA
- a CDS encoding Y-family DNA polymerase, whose amino-acid sequence MGLATALIDGNNFYASCEQSLDPSLIGKPVVVLSNNDGCIVARSAEARALGIAMGTPYFKARQELERQNVVVRSSNYALYADMSQRMMSLLEIHCEELEIYSIDEAFGRVRRPKDGDLQSWGRSLRARVRQDLGLPIAIGLGASKSQAKLANRLAKQVPAHAGIFDLGHCTDPDAWLETIAIEDVWGIGRKLARWCRLRGVNNARLLRDMPSGELRAKCGVVGLRLQRELRGHACLPLALAPSPKQETCVSRSFSRPITTLEELRQAVATYVVRAAEKLRKQHQRAAALTVYTRTSPFIPAFYSQAASTRLDLPSNDTTVLLEAALPLVDRIFRPHRQLAKAGVLMQHLQGTELLQSHLLVPLSEAQQQRREELMRTIDRLNRRYGRGTVQWAACGLHPSWMMRRERLGRTATTRLSDVPVVHADR is encoded by the coding sequence ATGGGCCTTGCCACCGCCCTGATCGACGGCAACAACTTCTACGCATCCTGCGAACAGAGCCTTGACCCCAGCCTGATCGGCAAACCCGTCGTCGTGCTCTCCAACAACGACGGCTGCATCGTGGCCCGCAGTGCAGAAGCCCGGGCCCTCGGCATTGCGATGGGAACCCCCTATTTCAAGGCGCGTCAGGAGTTGGAACGCCAGAACGTGGTGGTGCGCAGCTCGAACTACGCCCTGTACGCCGACATGAGCCAGCGGATGATGAGCCTGCTGGAAATTCACTGCGAAGAGCTCGAGATCTATTCCATCGACGAAGCCTTCGGGCGCGTCCGTCGTCCGAAGGATGGTGACTTGCAGAGCTGGGGGCGATCCCTGCGAGCCCGGGTGCGCCAGGACCTGGGGCTGCCGATCGCCATCGGCCTGGGGGCCAGCAAAAGCCAGGCAAAACTGGCCAATCGCCTGGCCAAGCAAGTCCCCGCCCATGCCGGCATCTTCGATCTGGGCCACTGCACGGATCCCGACGCCTGGCTCGAGACCATCGCAATCGAGGACGTCTGGGGCATCGGCCGCAAACTGGCGCGCTGGTGCCGGCTGCGGGGGGTGAACAACGCCCGCCTGCTGCGGGACATGCCCAGCGGTGAACTTCGGGCGAAGTGCGGTGTGGTGGGGTTGCGGCTGCAGCGGGAACTGCGCGGCCATGCCTGCTTGCCACTGGCGTTGGCACCGTCCCCCAAACAGGAAACCTGCGTGAGCCGCAGCTTCAGCAGGCCGATCACGACCCTGGAGGAACTGCGGCAGGCCGTCGCCACCTATGTGGTGCGCGCCGCGGAAAAACTGCGCAAGCAGCACCAACGGGCTGCCGCCCTCACGGTGTACACCCGCACCAGCCCCTTCATCCCCGCGTTTTACAGCCAGGCCGCCAGCACCCGACTGGATCTGCCCAGCAACGACACCACCGTTCTGCTGGAGGCAGCGCTCCCCCTGGTGGACCGCATCTTCCGGCCACACCGACAGCTGGCGAAGGCGGGGGTGCTGATGCAGCACCTGCAGGGAACCGAGCTGCTCCAGTCCCATCTTCTGGTGCCACTGAGTGAGGCACAGCAACAACGACGAGAGGAGCTGATGCGCACCATTGATCGGCTCAATCGCCGCTATGGCCGAGGCACGGTCCAGTGGGCAGCCTGCGGGTTGCATCCGAGCTGGATGATGCGACGGGAGCGGCTGGGACGGACCGCCACCACCCGGCTGAGTGATGTTCCAGTGGTGCACGCCGATCGCTGA
- a CDS encoding DNA polymerase III subunit alpha, which produces MAFVPLHNHSDYSLLDGASQLPAMVERAKELGMPAIALTDHGVMYGAIELLKLCKGSDLKPIIGNEMYVINGSIDDPQPKKEKRYHLVVLAKNAVGYRNLVKLTSISHLRGMRGRGIFSRACIDKHLLKTYSEGLIISTACLGGELPQAILRGRPDVARNVARWYQEVFGEDFYLEIQDHGSPEDRIVNVELVRIAQELGIQLVATNDAHYLSKQDVEAHDALLCVLTGKLISDEKRLRYTGTEYIKTEEEMNRLFVDHLEPDVVRQAIANTVAVAEKVEDYDILGHYQMPRFPIPEGHTAVTYLREVTEQGLRERLELSSDASIPENYAERMAHELKIMEQMGFPTYFLVVWDYIRFAREQKIPVGPGRGSAAGSLVAYALGITNIDPVTNGLLFERFLNPERKSMPDIDTDFCIERRSEVIDYVTERYGDDKVAQIITFNRMTSKAVLKDVARVLDIPYGDADRLAKLIPVVRGKPAKLKAMIGEESPTPEFREKYESDPVVKRWVDMAMRIEGTNKTFGVHAAGVVIAADPLDELVPLQRNNDGQVITQYFMEDVESMGLLKMDFLGLKNLTMIDKTLELVEVSSGTRLDPDKLPPEDADTFALLARGDLEGIFQLESSGMRQIVRDLKPSSLEDISSILALYRPGPLDAGLIPKFINRKHGREAIDFAHTILEPILSETYGIMVYQEQIMRIAQDLAGYSLGQADLLRRAMGKKKVAEMQKHRGIFVKGAAERGVDEAVSDELFDQMVLFAEYCFNKSHSTAYGAVTYQTAYLKAHYPVAYMAALLTVNAGAADKVQRYIANCNAMGIEVMPPDVNASRTDFTPNGDRILFGLSAVRNLGDGAIRQLIRSRDSDGPFRSLPDLCDRIPSSVLNRRGLESLIHCGALDSMDPAANRAQLMADLDLLLDWASSRAKDRDSGQGNLFDLMAAPNDEDGASDLSLAPKAAPVADYGPAEKLKLEKELLGFYLSDHPLKQLTPSARLLAPIGLGALEEQPDKAKVSAVTMITELRQVTTRKGDGMAILQLEDLSGSCEAVVFPKSYARLADHLMTEARLLVWAGVDRRDDRVQLIIDDCRAIDDLAVLLVELSSQQASDIAIQHKLRECLTQYRPEREELGVKVPVIAAVRDGHSVRYVRLGSQFCVKDAEAALQALKTQAFTARHSEPMVLG; this is translated from the coding sequence ATGGCATTCGTTCCGCTCCACAACCACAGCGATTACAGCCTGCTGGATGGCGCATCGCAGCTTCCGGCCATGGTGGAGCGCGCCAAGGAACTGGGCATGCCAGCCATTGCCCTGACGGATCACGGGGTGATGTATGGCGCCATTGAGCTGCTGAAACTCTGCAAGGGCTCCGATCTCAAGCCGATCATCGGCAATGAGATGTATGTGATCAATGGATCCATCGATGATCCTCAGCCGAAGAAAGAGAAGCGCTACCACCTGGTTGTTCTGGCCAAGAATGCCGTCGGCTACCGCAACCTGGTGAAGCTGACGAGCATCAGCCATCTGCGGGGAATGCGGGGGCGGGGGATATTTTCGCGCGCCTGCATTGATAAGCACCTTCTCAAAACCTATAGCGAAGGTTTGATCATCTCCACCGCCTGTCTCGGTGGAGAATTGCCGCAGGCAATCCTGCGGGGGCGGCCGGATGTTGCCCGCAATGTGGCCCGTTGGTATCAGGAGGTTTTCGGGGAAGATTTCTATCTTGAAATTCAGGATCATGGCTCTCCTGAAGACAGGATTGTCAACGTTGAACTTGTGCGCATCGCCCAAGAACTCGGCATCCAATTGGTGGCCACCAACGATGCTCATTACCTGAGCAAGCAGGATGTGGAGGCGCACGATGCCTTGCTTTGCGTGCTCACGGGCAAACTCATCAGCGACGAGAAACGACTTCGTTACACCGGCACGGAATATATCAAGACCGAAGAGGAGATGAACCGACTCTTCGTGGATCATCTAGAGCCGGATGTTGTGCGTCAAGCCATCGCCAACACCGTGGCTGTTGCCGAGAAAGTTGAGGACTACGACATCCTCGGCCACTACCAGATGCCTCGCTTTCCCATTCCTGAGGGACACACTGCAGTGACCTACCTGCGAGAGGTCACAGAGCAAGGTTTGCGGGAGCGACTCGAGCTGTCCTCCGATGCATCCATTCCGGAGAACTACGCCGAGCGGATGGCCCATGAGCTCAAAATCATGGAACAGATGGGGTTCCCCACCTACTTCCTTGTGGTGTGGGATTACATCCGTTTCGCGCGTGAACAAAAGATTCCAGTGGGGCCCGGCCGAGGTTCGGCGGCGGGATCCCTCGTGGCTTATGCCCTTGGCATCACCAATATTGATCCAGTGACCAACGGATTGTTGTTTGAACGTTTCCTCAATCCGGAACGCAAATCGATGCCTGATATTGACACCGACTTCTGCATTGAACGACGTAGTGAAGTGATTGATTACGTCACTGAACGCTATGGCGACGACAAAGTGGCCCAGATCATCACTTTCAACAGGATGACATCCAAGGCTGTGCTGAAGGATGTGGCCCGGGTCTTGGACATTCCCTACGGCGATGCCGACCGGCTGGCGAAATTGATTCCTGTGGTCCGTGGAAAGCCCGCCAAATTGAAGGCCATGATTGGTGAGGAGTCACCAACGCCGGAATTCCGCGAGAAATACGAATCCGACCCAGTTGTGAAGCGCTGGGTAGATATGGCCATGCGCATCGAGGGAACCAACAAAACCTTCGGTGTGCATGCAGCGGGCGTGGTGATTGCCGCTGATCCATTGGATGAATTGGTGCCATTGCAGCGCAACAACGATGGTCAGGTGATTACGCAGTACTTCATGGAAGATGTGGAATCCATGGGTCTGTTGAAGATGGACTTTCTGGGCCTCAAGAATCTCACGATGATTGATAAAACCCTGGAATTGGTGGAAGTCAGCAGCGGAACGCGGCTGGATCCCGACAAGCTTCCGCCTGAGGATGCCGACACCTTCGCCTTGCTGGCCCGTGGGGATCTGGAAGGCATCTTCCAGCTGGAGTCCAGTGGCATGCGTCAGATCGTCCGTGATCTGAAGCCGTCCTCCCTGGAGGACATTTCATCAATCCTGGCGCTGTATCGACCCGGGCCTTTGGATGCCGGCCTGATTCCCAAATTCATCAACCGCAAACATGGCCGCGAAGCCATTGACTTCGCCCACACGATTTTGGAGCCGATTCTGAGTGAAACCTACGGAATCATGGTCTACCAGGAGCAGATCATGCGCATTGCCCAGGATCTCGCCGGTTATTCCCTCGGCCAGGCAGATCTGCTTCGGCGGGCGATGGGCAAGAAAAAAGTGGCGGAGATGCAGAAGCATCGCGGCATCTTTGTGAAGGGTGCTGCCGAGCGGGGTGTGGATGAGGCGGTCTCGGATGAACTGTTTGATCAGATGGTGCTGTTCGCCGAATACTGCTTCAACAAGAGCCATTCCACGGCCTATGGCGCCGTCACCTATCAAACGGCCTATCTGAAAGCGCATTACCCCGTCGCCTACATGGCCGCCCTGCTCACGGTGAATGCCGGTGCAGCCGACAAGGTGCAGCGGTACATCGCCAATTGCAATGCCATGGGCATCGAGGTGATGCCACCGGACGTCAATGCCTCCCGCACAGATTTCACTCCGAACGGCGATCGCATCCTCTTCGGTTTATCCGCTGTTCGAAACCTTGGCGATGGGGCCATCCGTCAGTTGATTCGTTCACGGGATAGCGATGGCCCGTTCCGGTCGCTGCCGGATCTTTGTGATCGGATCCCTTCCTCGGTGCTCAACCGCCGCGGACTGGAATCTCTGATTCACTGCGGTGCCTTGGATTCCATGGATCCAGCCGCTAACCGAGCCCAGTTGATGGCTGATCTCGATCTTCTCCTCGACTGGGCCTCGTCGAGAGCCAAGGACCGTGACAGTGGCCAAGGCAACCTGTTCGACCTGATGGCAGCTCCGAACGATGAGGACGGTGCCTCTGATCTCAGTCTCGCTCCCAAGGCCGCTCCGGTGGCGGATTACGGCCCAGCCGAGAAGCTCAAGCTGGAGAAGGAGCTGCTTGGTTTCTATCTGTCCGACCATCCGCTCAAGCAACTCACACCCAGTGCTCGACTCCTCGCACCCATCGGCCTGGGGGCGCTTGAAGAGCAACCGGACAAGGCCAAGGTCAGTGCCGTCACGATGATCACTGAGTTGCGTCAGGTCACCACCCGCAAGGGGGACGGAATGGCGATCCTCCAGCTGGAGGATCTCTCCGGCAGTTGCGAAGCCGTGGTGTTTCCCAAGAGTTATGCCCGACTCGCGGACCATCTGATGACAGAGGCGCGTCTTCTCGTCTGGGCGGGCGTCGATCGTCGGGATGATCGCGTTCAGTTGATCATTGATGACTGCAGGGCCATTGACGACCTAGCTGTTCTCCTTGTTGAACTCTCCTCCCAGCAGGCCAGCGACATCGCCATCCAACACAAATTGAGGGAGTGCTTGACGCAATATCGACCTGAGCGTGAGGAGCTTGGCGTCAAAGTGCCCGTTATCGCTGCGGTTCGCGATGGTCATTCAGTTCGCTATGTCCGACTGGGTTCTCAGTTCTGCGTCAAGGACGCGGAAGCTGCACTGCAAGCCCTGAAGACACAGGCCTTCACGGCCCGTCACTCAGAGCCCATGGTTCTGGGTTGA
- the ruvA gene encoding Holliday junction branch migration protein RuvA, translating into MIGWLKGDVQHRDQKGSRNLVLIACGGVGYDVQLIERDWQAVSTDQRHEFWIHQVVSADNLQLFGFLQLAERDLFRELIQVSGVGPQAGLALLNACAYKELVTALVHSDLKTLCRAKGVGKRTAERLALELRTRLTDSVASTGPERNQLDPVAPDLIATLETLGFETHEIRDALQRLNGMGGPQDGDDDDAWLRACIKLMSSTDP; encoded by the coding sequence ATGATTGGGTGGCTGAAGGGAGATGTCCAGCATCGTGACCAGAAAGGGTCCCGCAACCTTGTGCTGATTGCCTGCGGCGGAGTTGGTTACGACGTTCAACTCATTGAACGGGACTGGCAAGCCGTCTCAACTGATCAACGTCATGAGTTCTGGATTCATCAGGTGGTCAGTGCTGACAACCTTCAATTGTTCGGATTTCTCCAATTGGCTGAACGGGACCTGTTCAGGGAACTAATCCAAGTGAGCGGAGTAGGGCCACAAGCAGGACTTGCCTTGCTTAATGCATGTGCGTACAAGGAACTTGTCACGGCTCTGGTCCACTCCGATCTCAAAACCCTTTGCAGAGCTAAAGGTGTCGGCAAACGAACGGCAGAGCGTCTGGCGCTGGAGCTGCGCACACGACTGACGGACAGCGTTGCTTCCACAGGTCCTGAACGCAATCAATTGGATCCAGTTGCGCCGGACCTCATCGCCACCTTGGAGACCCTCGGCTTTGAAACCCACGAGATTCGGGACGCTCTGCAACGGCTGAACGGCATGGGAGGCCCGCAGGACGGTGATGACGACGACGCCTGGCTGAGGGCCTGCATCAAGTTGATGTCATCCACAGATCCTTGA